A single window of Candidatus Omnitrophota bacterium DNA harbors:
- a CDS encoding NAD-dependent epimerase/dehydratase family protein → MRVLVTGGAGFIGSHVVDRLVAHGVVPLIFDQQRSTYHPSVEHCIGSILDVEALRVAMFGVQAIIHLAAVADVKDVFEDPSYAEMVNTRGTACVLEAVRRSKVMRIVYGSTTWVYSDVPQQEVDEDTPLAAPSHLYTATKIASEYYCQAYAKLYGIEYTILRFGIPYGPRARDGAVIPIFVNKALQGEPLTIAGDGSQFRKFVYVEDLAEGNALALAPAAKNRIYNLDGAEPVTIKQIAETVQRVLGGARIEYVAARPGDFSGKRVLSARAKQELGWEPTTPFEEGVRRYVQWVKHRKDQRDAEEARLDPALR, encoded by the coding sequence ATGAGAGTTCTCGTGACAGGCGGCGCAGGCTTTATTGGATCGCATGTGGTGGATCGTTTGGTGGCGCACGGGGTGGTGCCGCTCATCTTCGATCAGCAGCGCTCCACGTATCACCCGTCGGTCGAGCACTGCATCGGCAGCATCCTGGACGTGGAGGCCCTGCGGGTGGCGATGTTCGGTGTGCAAGCGATCATCCATCTGGCGGCGGTTGCGGATGTGAAAGATGTATTCGAGGATCCTTCCTACGCCGAAATGGTGAACACGCGCGGCACGGCCTGCGTGCTCGAGGCGGTCCGGCGCTCCAAGGTGATGCGCATCGTCTATGGCAGCACGACTTGGGTGTATAGCGACGTGCCCCAGCAGGAGGTGGACGAAGACACGCCATTGGCCGCGCCCTCGCATCTGTACACCGCCACGAAAATCGCGTCGGAATATTACTGCCAGGCGTACGCAAAGCTCTACGGCATCGAGTACACGATCCTGCGCTTCGGCATTCCCTATGGCCCTCGCGCGCGCGATGGGGCGGTGATCCCGATCTTCGTCAACAAAGCGCTTCAGGGCGAGCCGCTGACGATCGCCGGCGACGGCTCGCAGTTCCGCAAGTTCGTCTATGTCGAGGACCTGGCTGAGGGCAACGCGCTGGCGTTAGCTCCAGCCGCGAAGAATCGCATCTATAACCTCGATGGAGCTGAGCCGGTGACGATCAAGCAGATCGCCGAGACGGTGCAGCGCGTCCTCGGCGGCGCGCGCATTGAGTATGTGGCGGCCCGGCCTGGGGATTTCAGCGGCAAGCGGGTGCTCAGCGCGCGGGCGAAACAGGAGCTTGGATGGGAGCCGACGACGCCATTTGAAGAGGGCGTGCGGCGGTACGTGCAGTGGGTCAAGCACCGGAAGGACCAGCGGGATGCGGAAGAAGCCCGGCTCGACCCGGCCTTGCGGTAG
- a CDS encoding tetratricopeptide repeat protein, whose amino-acid sequence MPQPSPFEAGFRLLLLIGVGTGLLWFLARRVTPHRGLRSVLIATFSLRAILGVSLYAISYWGWPVLRSLQFSRGFWLFSPDSRMYHYYGWQFAQAWANGTQLPDPVLAPDYFVVVASIYTMLGAHPLYPILLNAWLAAATGLLAFVLARDVFGPRTAIVTAALVSAWPSTFIWSAQLLKDSVTWCLVFSALVLVVRIVRAAKHHEGRGAGRLSARYLGLAVSVLFLTRFRFYLGSAFLLGAIIVALPAAGLALRRRQMARALAYGGLVTVVALSTIFARTLPVLALVSPAHPERGHFRLAESYYAQGNLERAEHHLSRAVSLDPTSREAALGLAAVQVQRQRFPQALEIYKQYLHQGDPTEQAVIRKIIVQIYLDRATVNADAEYWEGVAAAYQQILELEPTLLPIHLEYSMALAQLRRFEKAKDALAHAKLLIRTPEEQAEYSAAIDRMVQIYLDRAKANTDGAYWEGVAAAYQQILELEPTLLPIHLEYSMALAQLRRFEKAQAALERAKPLIHTSEEQADFAAAQAELQALLKGKPRRWIRKRSIMPAVLPKSSGMSVNPEELLSLALSLFPRTGGALRLRLSRESGRGFSMLSHSVSQMDEQAIATIRETSPEALAVRREGFVSSGGYSLTDAWAKISSPRKLITYLPRAMAIGFLAPFPWQWFDLRGSTGIMRVFAGLEMLGFYLLIPGLIRGVSRLASLRRVEALFLLAVIASIAAPVSLVVANMGTLFRLRLLFLLPLLLIAAHGDPIEIYRRIFRRPPALPEGSPHEHRQAGALEDALSGGVK is encoded by the coding sequence ATGCCGCAGCCTAGCCCATTCGAGGCCGGATTCAGGCTGCTGCTCCTCATCGGGGTGGGGACTGGGCTCTTGTGGTTTCTGGCAAGGCGGGTCACGCCGCATCGAGGGCTTCGCAGCGTGCTGATCGCGACGTTCAGCCTACGAGCCATCCTCGGCGTGTCGCTCTACGCGATCTCCTATTGGGGCTGGCCCGTGCTTCGGTCGCTGCAGTTTTCGCGCGGCTTCTGGCTCTTCAGCCCTGATTCGCGGATGTACCATTATTACGGCTGGCAATTTGCCCAGGCGTGGGCCAACGGCACGCAGCTGCCGGATCCGGTCCTGGCTCCTGATTATTTCGTGGTGGTCGCGAGCATCTACACGATGCTTGGCGCCCACCCCCTGTATCCCATCCTGCTCAACGCTTGGCTGGCGGCGGCGACCGGGTTGCTGGCATTTGTGCTCGCCCGGGACGTCTTCGGGCCGCGGACGGCGATCGTCACCGCGGCCTTGGTGAGCGCTTGGCCCTCCACCTTCATCTGGTCCGCCCAACTGTTGAAGGACTCGGTGACATGGTGCCTGGTGTTTTCAGCGCTCGTGCTGGTGGTGCGCATCGTCCGCGCGGCGAAGCATCACGAAGGACGCGGCGCTGGCCGCTTGTCTGCGCGGTATCTTGGTCTTGCCGTTTCAGTGCTCTTCCTTACGCGGTTTCGGTTCTACCTCGGGTCCGCCTTCCTCCTCGGGGCCATCATCGTGGCGCTTCCGGCTGCAGGCCTCGCCCTTCGGCGAAGGCAGATGGCGCGCGCGCTGGCGTATGGAGGGCTCGTCACGGTGGTCGCGCTTTCGACCATTTTTGCGAGGACGCTGCCGGTGCTGGCCCTCGTGTCGCCAGCCCATCCGGAACGCGGCCATTTCCGGCTCGCCGAGAGCTACTATGCGCAGGGGAACCTCGAGCGGGCGGAGCACCATTTATCGAGAGCCGTATCCTTGGATCCAACCTCTCGAGAGGCGGCCCTAGGGCTTGCGGCAGTGCAGGTGCAGCGGCAACGATTCCCCCAGGCGCTTGAGATCTATAAGCAGTACCTGCATCAAGGCGATCCGACTGAGCAAGCGGTGATCCGGAAGATCATCGTGCAGATCTATCTGGATCGCGCGACGGTCAATGCGGATGCGGAGTACTGGGAAGGCGTGGCCGCGGCCTACCAACAGATCTTGGAGCTGGAGCCGACCCTGCTGCCGATTCACCTGGAGTACAGCATGGCGCTGGCCCAGCTGCGGCGTTTTGAGAAGGCCAAGGACGCGCTGGCACACGCCAAGCTGTTGATCCGCACCCCGGAGGAGCAGGCGGAGTACTCGGCGGCGATCGATCGCATGGTGCAGATTTATCTGGATCGCGCGAAGGCGAATACGGATGGAGCGTACTGGGAAGGCGTGGCCGCGGCCTATCAACAGATCTTGGAGCTGGAGCCGACCCTGCTGCCGATTCACCTGGAGTACAGCATGGCGCTGGCCCAGCTGCGGCGTTTTGAGAAGGCCCAGGCTGCGCTGGAGCGCGCCAAACCGTTGATCCATACCTCGGAGGAGCAAGCGGACTTCGCCGCAGCGCAGGCCGAGCTTCAGGCGCTGCTTAAGGGAAAGCCGCGAAGGTGGATCCGCAAACGCTCCATCATGCCTGCGGTGCTGCCGAAGAGCAGCGGTATGTCAGTGAATCCGGAAGAGTTGCTGTCGCTGGCGTTATCCTTGTTCCCACGGACCGGGGGTGCGCTGCGGCTGCGGTTGTCGCGCGAAAGCGGCCGAGGGTTCTCCATGTTGTCGCACAGCGTCTCCCAGATGGATGAGCAAGCGATCGCGACGATCCGTGAAACATCCCCCGAAGCCCTCGCGGTGCGGCGCGAGGGATTTGTCTCCAGCGGAGGGTACTCCCTCACCGATGCCTGGGCGAAAATTTCAAGCCCTCGCAAACTGATCACGTATCTTCCGCGAGCGATGGCGATTGGTTTTCTCGCTCCGTTTCCCTGGCAATGGTTTGATCTCCGCGGCAGCACCGGGATCATGCGGGTGTTCGCGGGCCTGGAAATGCTGGGCTTCTATCTGCTCATTCCCGGATTGATCCGCGGGGTGTCTCGCCTCGCATCGCTGCGGCGCGTGGAAGCGCTCTTCCTCCTGGCGGTGATCGCCTCCATTGCAGCGCCCGTGTCCCTGGTCGTGGCCAACATGGGCACGCTGTTTCGGCTTCGGCTGCTGTTTCTGTTGCCCCTCTTGCTCATTGCCGCGCACGGTGACCCCATCGAGATCTATCGGAGGATCTTTCGGAGGCCTCCAGCACTCCCTGAGGGAAGTCCCCATGAGCATCGTCAGGCCGGCGCGCTCGAAGACGCGTTGTCCGGAGGCGTGAAGTAG
- a CDS encoding DegT/DnrJ/EryC1/StrS family aminotransferase encodes MPVSAAAFSAFRIGFHPADQVRVLEYWREIFNSQQWVEGQYTKRFEELWAAWNALPAVATSSWGGAALAALDYFKVRGKTVLCPTNTFMATPLSVIHAGGTVVFGDCNRDDLCLSYEAVAQAAKAQELAAVWLVHIGGHLAFDTPRIAEFCRANGIILLEDCAHAHGASWHGQRPGSFGDAGVYSFYGTKTISTGEGGMLVSKHPGLIEFAKGFRNYGKPTYQVSGLNYRMSEFTAALGVVQVERMEEIVAWKRAVAARDLDPVFAQRVRLPEGMQSGYYKYIVFEPIARSSGKVYDTLCHTIMGQGGSFPNAEWIAQHHWCVPLYYHPELDNNGVDA; translated from the coding sequence ATGCCTGTCTCCGCCGCGGCGTTTAGCGCATTTCGGATCGGATTCCACCCGGCGGATCAGGTGAGGGTGCTTGAGTATTGGCGTGAAATTTTTAATTCGCAACAGTGGGTGGAAGGCCAGTACACCAAGCGCTTCGAGGAGTTGTGGGCCGCGTGGAATGCGCTGCCGGCGGTGGCGACCTCAAGCTGGGGCGGGGCTGCGCTGGCCGCCTTGGACTATTTCAAGGTTCGCGGGAAAACCGTGCTATGCCCTACGAATACGTTCATGGCAACCCCGCTGTCGGTCATCCATGCCGGCGGGACGGTCGTCTTCGGCGACTGCAACCGAGACGATTTGTGCCTCAGCTACGAGGCGGTGGCGCAGGCGGCCAAGGCGCAGGAGCTTGCGGCCGTGTGGCTCGTGCACATCGGCGGCCATCTGGCTTTTGACACGCCGCGCATCGCGGAGTTCTGCCGGGCCAACGGCATCATCCTGCTTGAAGATTGCGCCCACGCGCATGGGGCCTCATGGCACGGCCAGCGGCCTGGCAGCTTCGGCGATGCCGGGGTCTATTCATTTTACGGCACCAAAACGATTTCGACCGGCGAGGGCGGCATGCTGGTCTCAAAACATCCTGGCCTCATCGAGTTCGCGAAAGGATTCCGCAATTACGGCAAGCCAACCTACCAGGTGTCGGGCCTGAACTACCGGATGTCGGAGTTCACCGCGGCCCTCGGCGTGGTCCAGGTTGAGCGCATGGAGGAGATCGTGGCCTGGAAGCGCGCGGTGGCGGCCAGGGATCTTGATCCTGTGTTTGCGCAGCGCGTGCGGCTGCCTGAGGGTATGCAGTCCGGCTACTACAAATACATCGTGTTTGAGCCGATTGCGCGCTCCAGCGGCAAGGTTTACGACACGCTCTGCCACACCATCATGGGGCAGGGCGGATCATTTCCCAACGCCGAGTGGATCGCGCAGCATCACTGGTGCGTTCCGCTCTATTACCATCCTGAGCTGGACAACAATGGAGTGGATGCATGA
- a CDS encoding transglutaminase domain-containing protein yields the protein MRVKRRRIPKALVVMGVGLGAVCLLIAPVASTRQGVNFQVSQHRIPPYVKAIDFLHRHYAYQRLAREITEGKTTDDARVLAVFNWTREHIQPMPKGWPVIDDHILNIIIRGYGLGDQMADVFTTLSTYAGVPAFWKDLRASDTPGVLVLSFAKIDGQWVIVDVADGLIFRMPDGSLADAAALVENPPVLKTVVQARTRSGIEYWRYLETMRPFSVPNTLRAQQQMPGPRLWFELRRALHLAGAYDQTRWALHAR from the coding sequence ATGAGGGTGAAGCGACGGCGGATTCCGAAGGCGCTGGTGGTGATGGGGGTCGGCCTCGGCGCGGTTTGTCTGCTGATCGCCCCGGTCGCCTCGACGCGGCAAGGGGTGAATTTCCAGGTGTCCCAGCACCGCATCCCTCCGTATGTGAAAGCGATCGATTTCCTCCATCGGCACTACGCCTATCAGCGCCTGGCACGGGAGATCACCGAGGGCAAGACGACCGATGACGCCCGAGTGCTCGCGGTCTTCAATTGGACGCGGGAGCATATCCAGCCGATGCCAAAGGGCTGGCCGGTCATCGATGACCACATCCTCAACATCATCATCCGAGGCTATGGCCTCGGCGATCAGATGGCGGATGTCTTCACCACACTCTCCACGTACGCTGGCGTTCCCGCGTTCTGGAAAGATTTGCGCGCGAGCGACACTCCGGGAGTGCTGGTGCTGTCGTTTGCCAAGATCGATGGCCAGTGGGTGATCGTCGACGTGGCGGATGGGTTGATCTTCCGTATGCCGGATGGCTCCTTGGCGGATGCCGCCGCACTCGTGGAGAACCCGCCCGTGCTGAAAACCGTGGTGCAAGCGCGCACCCGCAGCGGCATCGAGTACTGGCGTTACCTTGAAACGATGCGGCCGTTTTCCGTTCCGAACACGCTGCGCGCGCAGCAGCAGATGCCCGGGCCGCGCCTATGGTTTGAGCTCCGGCGCGCGCTGCATCTGGCCGGCGCGTATGACCAAACACGGTGGGCGCTCCATGCCCGGTGA
- a CDS encoding winged helix-turn-helix transcriptional regulator: MDVDAYRELQLLTEISASDSVTQRRLAQKHGLALGLTNFLIRRLVKKGYVKIVNLERKRLRYLITPKGIAEKARLTYEYVEYSLHLYRQIRTLVTRTISTMAVSAGASVVLYGTGEIAEIAFLLMQQRGLRVVGVVDESRSDQSLFMSHAITPPEALERLSFDWVLIASFKNHRQIIQQLCRWGVPEQKIVRIAEEQQVPSLPEAMVEVSSS; the protein is encoded by the coding sequence ATGGACGTTGACGCCTACCGAGAATTACAGCTCCTGACGGAGATTTCCGCAAGCGATTCCGTCACTCAGCGCCGCTTGGCGCAAAAGCATGGCCTGGCACTGGGCCTGACGAATTTCCTGATCCGACGGCTGGTCAAGAAGGGCTATGTCAAGATCGTCAACTTGGAGCGCAAACGCCTTCGCTATCTCATCACCCCGAAAGGCATCGCTGAAAAAGCCCGGCTCACCTACGAATACGTGGAATACTCGCTCCACCTCTACCGTCAGATCCGCACCCTGGTGACGCGCACCATCTCGACCATGGCCGTCTCAGCGGGCGCTTCCGTCGTGCTCTACGGCACCGGGGAGATCGCGGAGATCGCGTTTCTCTTGATGCAGCAGCGCGGCTTGCGCGTGGTCGGGGTCGTGGATGAGTCGCGCAGCGACCAGAGCCTGTTCATGAGCCATGCCATCACCCCGCCTGAGGCCCTCGAGCGCCTCTCGTTTGATTGGGTGCTGATCGCGTCGTTTAAGAATCACCGGCAGATTATCCAGCAGCTCTGCCGCTGGGGCGTGCCGGAGCAAAAAATCGTCCGGATTGCTGAAGAGCAGCAAGTCCCATCGCTGCCGGAGGCGATGGTGGAGGTCTCCTCATCATGA
- the asnB gene encoding asparagine synthase (glutamine-hydrolyzing) — protein sequence MCGIAGVVHFDGRPVASDVLQGMVAALRHRGPEGEGIQSLATGSLRIGLGHARLKIIDLSDAAAQPMGNDDGSIWLVFNGEIYNFRELRASLEQRGHRFRTSSDTEVLLKLYEADGDACVQQLEGMFAFAMWDSRKGQLLLARDRAGKKPLFYRATPTMIAFASEMKALFQHPDIVPEVDTATLPAFFLFGYVPSPATIYQGIQQLPPGQVLIARDGHVRLQEYWDAPLPPASSGRAPSEAEAASRVRELLTAAVARRLISDVPLGAFLSGGIDSSIVVGIMSRLCDEPVRTFSIGFAGDPAFDETSYARIVAKRFGTRHTEFIVEPKAIELIDRLVWHHDGPFADSSAIPTYLLAQLTKQHVTVALSGDGGDELFAGYQRFRAVLLSEAIPRWLRTAGASALTRLPAWGHPRSLYRRAQRFAQGTVLPFEHRVNRWVSIFYEDLPQLRLGASGGATHPSIACASYLARSRQASALTQLLYVNFKMYLLDDLLVKMDRCSMAHALEARSPFLDRALIEYVCGLPDAMKLRGGATKVILRKAFADLLPPEVLTRGKMGFGVPLHHWFRYELRDFVTDWLLAPNALLRQYLHQPYVRQLVQQHFAGRCDHSHRLWTLLTFEVWLQQLRRGAFRAAAPSLNLVTQ from the coding sequence ATGTGCGGCATCGCTGGCGTGGTCCACTTCGACGGGCGTCCGGTTGCGAGCGACGTCCTGCAGGGCATGGTCGCCGCCCTCCGCCACCGCGGACCGGAGGGCGAAGGGATCCAGAGCCTGGCGACCGGTTCGCTCCGTATCGGACTTGGGCATGCGCGGCTGAAGATCATCGATCTGTCCGATGCGGCGGCTCAGCCGATGGGAAACGATGATGGCTCCATCTGGCTCGTCTTCAACGGGGAGATCTATAACTTTCGTGAGTTGCGCGCCTCGCTTGAGCAGCGAGGCCACCGGTTCCGGACCTCCTCGGATACCGAGGTGTTGCTGAAGCTCTACGAGGCGGACGGCGACGCGTGCGTGCAGCAGCTTGAGGGCATGTTCGCCTTCGCGATGTGGGACAGCCGGAAAGGGCAGCTGCTGCTGGCCAGAGACCGGGCAGGGAAGAAGCCGCTGTTCTACCGTGCGACCCCGACGATGATCGCGTTTGCCTCGGAGATGAAGGCGTTGTTTCAGCACCCGGATATCGTTCCTGAAGTAGACACCGCAACACTTCCTGCGTTTTTTCTCTTTGGGTATGTTCCCTCGCCCGCGACCATCTACCAGGGGATCCAACAGCTGCCGCCTGGGCAAGTGCTCATCGCAAGAGACGGCCACGTGCGCCTTCAGGAGTACTGGGATGCGCCGCTGCCGCCGGCATCCAGCGGCCGCGCACCCTCCGAGGCTGAGGCGGCTTCGCGCGTGCGCGAGCTCCTCACGGCGGCAGTGGCACGGCGGCTCATCAGCGACGTGCCGCTGGGCGCGTTCCTCAGCGGCGGCATTGATTCCTCGATCGTCGTGGGGATCATGAGCCGGCTGTGTGATGAGCCGGTGCGGACGTTCAGCATCGGGTTTGCCGGGGATCCTGCGTTTGATGAAACGTCCTACGCGCGGATCGTGGCCAAGCGATTTGGCACGCGCCACACGGAGTTTATCGTCGAGCCGAAAGCGATTGAGCTCATCGACCGGCTCGTGTGGCATCACGACGGTCCGTTTGCCGACTCCTCGGCGATTCCGACCTATCTGCTGGCTCAGTTGACCAAACAGCACGTGACGGTGGCGTTAAGCGGCGATGGGGGCGATGAGCTCTTTGCCGGCTATCAGCGGTTCCGCGCGGTCCTGTTGTCAGAAGCGATTCCCAGGTGGCTCCGCACGGCCGGCGCTTCAGCGCTGACCCGGCTGCCGGCCTGGGGGCATCCCCGAAGCCTGTATCGCCGAGCGCAACGCTTCGCGCAGGGCACCGTGCTGCCGTTTGAGCACCGGGTGAACCGCTGGGTCTCAATTTTCTACGAGGATCTGCCGCAGCTGCGGCTCGGCGCATCAGGGGGCGCGACGCATCCTTCGATAGCCTGCGCGTCCTACCTGGCGCGCAGCCGGCAGGCCTCGGCGCTGACGCAATTGCTCTATGTCAATTTCAAGATGTATCTGTTGGATGACTTGCTCGTGAAAATGGATCGGTGCTCCATGGCGCATGCGTTGGAAGCCCGATCGCCGTTTCTGGATCGTGCCCTCATCGAATACGTGTGTGGGCTGCCGGATGCCATGAAACTCCGCGGAGGAGCGACCAAAGTCATTCTTCGCAAGGCGTTCGCCGACCTGCTGCCCCCGGAAGTGCTCACGCGGGGAAAAATGGGCTTCGGCGTGCCGCTGCATCACTGGTTTCGGTATGAGCTGCGCGATTTCGTCACCGATTGGCTGCTTGCACCGAACGCGTTGCTGCGGCAGTATCTGCATCAGCCGTATGTGCGGCAGCTGGTTCAACAGCACTTCGCCGGGCGCTGCGACCATTCCCACCGGCTGTGGACGCTGCTGACCTTTGAAGTCTGGCTGCAGCAGCTGCGCCGCGGCGCGTTCCGCGCGGCCGCGCCTTCCCTCAACCTCGTCACACAATAA